In the genome of Apostichopus japonicus isolate 1M-3 chromosome 15, ASM3797524v1, whole genome shotgun sequence, one region contains:
- the LOC139980825 gene encoding uncharacterized protein: protein MNYNMMSSVRILLFLALFIRTVVGSDYDPHIYPDRGPFFEGWYARLTDGENARSFGILFGRVLPEATQKAATLTYLNLIRSNGSRSMISTETAPLLEDISVTIKNGTPPVTNPTTSAPSDFQWVSRPNGYFNVTANSTEFNMTVNDVRFEGEFGAPVPWAPGGLGPEGWLHVLPLPLHWFVYSLATPGTYRWINLTSKEVLQGSGYLHQEKNWGKSFPPEWIWTEGYDPVKNVSFAGSFGTVNFGPLPVPAMLFGYRNFRSGFAVDFRPDDSVTMKDLQPCNGTASVTIESLFYSVKLHFSAEETTFGTCLCGPVADGFEPVITESFVATAWIQVTQHVTFWDMIFRSGDILEDVVLTGVALEFGGNYLCQDNPCKTKDTCG, encoded by the exons ATGAATTATAACATGATGTCATCGGTGAGGATATTGTTATTCCTCGCTTTGTTCATACGTACTGTTGTTGGCAGCGATTACGACCCCCACATATATCCAGATCGGGGACCATTCTTCGAAGGCTGGTATGCTAGACTGACAGACGGTGAAAATGCTAGATCTTTTGGTATTCTCTTTGGACGTGTTCTACCTGAAGCGACGCAAAAGGCAGCAACATTGACGTATTTGAACCTGATAAGAAGCAACGGTAGTCGTAGCATGATTTCAACAGAGACCGCGCCTCTTTTAGAG GACATTTCTGTCACCATCAAAAATGGCACGCCACCAGTTACCAATCCTACTACGTCTGCACCTTCCGATTTTCAATGGGTATCTAGACCGAACGGGTATTTCAATGTTACAGCTAACAGCACAGAATTTAATATGACGGTGAACGATGTTCGATTTGAAGGAGAATTTGGTGCTCCTGTACCCTGGGCTCCCGGTGGGCTAG GACCCGAGGGTTGGCTCCACGTTCTCCCTTTACCACTCCACTGGTTCGTGTACAGTCTCGCGACCCCCGGGACATACCGATGGATTAATCTCACCTCTAAAGAAGTTCTCCAAGGGTCCGGCTATCTCCACCAAGAGAAAAACTGGGGGAAGTCCTTCCCACCTGAATGGATTTGGACGGAGGGATACGATCCCGTGAAAAATGTCTCATTCGCGGGGTCTTTTGGAACAGTTAATTTTGGCCCACTTCCGGTTCCCGCCATGTTGTTTGGCTACAGAAACTTTCGTAGCGGGTTCGCGGTGGATTTTCGACCTGATGATTCCGTAACAATGAAAGACCTCCAACCTTGCAACGGCACGGCATCAGTGACCATCGAATCTTTATTTTATTCGGTGAAACTACACTTTTCAGCAGAAGAGACAACCTTTGGAACTTGCCTTTGTGGACCGGTCGCTGACGGTTTCGAGCCCGTAATTACGGAGAGTTTCGTAGCAACAGCTTGGATACAGGTCACGCAACATGTGACATTTTGGGACATGATTTTTCGATCAGGCGATATCTTAGAAGACGTAGTTCTGACGGGAGTTGCGCTCGAATTTGGCGGTAACTACCTGTGTCAAGACAATCCTTGTAAGACCAAAGATACGTGTGGTTAG